The DNA sequence ATGAGCGGGCCGAACATCGCCGGCGAGTTGGCGCGTTACTTGCCCGGTGCGGCGATTGTCGCCGGCGGTACCGAGCATCTGCGGACGCGGGTGCAAAGCGCGTTCGGCACCGAATGGTTGCGGCTGTACACCAACCCGGACCTGCTCGGCGTCGAACTGGCGGGGGCGACGAAAAACGTCATCGCACTCGCCGCCGGGATCGTTGACGGCCTCGCGGCGGGCAACAACGCCAAGGCCGCGCTGGTCACACGTGGGCTCGTCGAGATCGAACGTCTCGGCGTTGCGATGGGCGCGGCCCCGGAGACCTTCGCCGGCCTCGCCAGGGTCGGCGATCTGATCGTCACCTGCATCAGCCCCGAAGGACGCAACCGCACCGTTGGTGAACGCATCGGTAAAGGGCAGACGATCAAGCAAATCCTCAATGACATGGAAAGCGTCGCCGAGGGTGTTCCCACGACCAAGGCTGTCCACGAGTTGTCGAAAAAACACGGCGTCGAGATGCCGATCACGCACGGGATTTACGCCGTGCTGTACGAGGATCGCGACGTGCTGGAGGTGCTCAGCGGGCTGATGAGGCGCGATCCGAAAGCAGAGTTTGGTTGAAGCCCGAGGGCGTTCTTTTCCTAACGCCGCTCCGGGTGGTCTGTCTACACCGCATGGACATCAAACGACTGGGTATGGCGGGCCTGCTGGGTGTGGCGGCTTTGGGCGTCGGTTGTGAAAGCTACACGGCTCGCGGGGCGGGGATCGGTGCCGGCTTCGGCGCGATCGGTGGAGCGATCATCGGCAACCAGAGCGGCGACGCCGGCGAGGGTGCCGCGCTCGGCGCGTTGGTCGGCGGGCTCGCTGGCGGGGCGATCGGGGCGTATCAGGACGACCGGGAACGCCAGTACCGAGAGGCCGAGGCGTATGAATACGGCTATTACGAAGGCTCTCGCCAGCGCGGCGGTAACATCCACTACCAAGCCCCACGCCGCCATCACTATTCCGGCGGCGGTTACTACTACGAGCAAAGCTACGGTTACGACCCGTATTGCCGATGACGGTGGTTTTTCCGGCGCGGGGCGGGACCGGTTTCGCTAAGCTTCCCGCATGCTCAGGGGCATCGCACTTATCGCTTTTCTACTCGTCGCCGTCGGTGCGGTGCGGGTGCAGGTGTTCCTCAATGACGGCGATCGGCCGACGCCCGTGGTTGGCGACGTCGTCTCACACGACGACACGTCGCTGACGCTACAAACCAACCGTGGTGAGAAAACCATCGCCTGGACCGAACTGACCCCGAGCAGCGCGTTCACGGCTCGCATGCGGATCGAGCCGCCCGAGACCGCCGATCAATGGTTGGCGCTCGGCGAGTTCGGATGGTCGGTTGGTGCGGAGAAACAAGCCGAAAGCGCGTTCGCGCGGGCCATGAAGATCAACGACGCGATGGCATCGTCGGTCGACGCGATCAAAGCTCGGCCGTCCGGCACGATGGCTAAAGTCGGGTCGAACGACGAAGGGGCGGCGGGAACGCCCGATGACTTCGGTCAGCCCGAGCCGACCGCGCCGGTGCAGCCGCCCACCGCGACGACCGTGCCGCCGGAACTTGTCGAACGCTGGGCAGCGGCGGTTAAGCAGGACGTTGAACGGCTTCGTACGGAGATCGGTTGGCAGGCAGGCACGTTCGAAACCGACCACTGCCTGGTGTTCACCGACTGGCCGGCCGACGAACACGCCTTCATGGCACACAATCTCGAAGCCGCTTATGCGGCGGTCTGTCAGCTCTTCGAGGTGCCGCTCGACGAAGACGTCCTCGCCGGCAAGCTGCCGATCTTCATGTTCAACACGCAGGAGATGTACCAAGCGTGGGCTCGTACAGCGGGTTTGAGTGCCCGATCCCAGTCGGCGGCAGGGCTGTTCATTTCCTACAGCGACGGGCGCGGCATGCTCGTCATGTGGAAGCCCGACTACCCCCGTGACTCGCGGGGCAATGCGACCAGGGAAGTGATCAAGCGGGCGGAGGATCGGTGGGCCGCCACGCTGTCGCACGAGTTCACGCACGGCTTCATGCACCGCTATCGCGGCAACCGCTACATTCCGAGTTGGCTCAATGAAGGCACCGCCGAGACCGTCGAACACGCGCTGTTCCCGAGACAGCGCAGCTACGAACGGGCCCGCGAGTATGCCCAGAGCGGTCGGCCGATCGCCAAGATGTTCGACGAATCGGCCAAGATCGAGTTCGAGCAGTACCCCGTGGCTCACACGCTCGTCGAGATGCTCATCCGCCAGGATCCCAAGGCGTTTCAGCGACTCATCCACCGCTTCAAGGCCGGGGAAGACCTTGAAACGGTGTTGCAGGCGGAGTTCGGCGTGGACTACGTCGGCCTCGAAGCGGAGTGGCGTCGGCAGATGCTGAGGTAGGCCGGCCGCGCATCAACGCACGGATGCGACGGTCCTCCGCGGTCCGTCGCATCCGTGTTAGATGTCCCGATTGTCGTGAGCCGTTACGCCGCGAGCGGGTGGATGCTCAGGTAGAGCTTGAGCATGCCGCGGTCGAGTTCTTCCATGTCGAGCAGCCGA is a window from the Planctomycetota bacterium genome containing:
- a CDS encoding NAD(P)H-dependent glycerol-3-phosphate dehydrogenase, which translates into the protein MSERVTILGDGAMATVCAILLRQNGHDVTMWGAFERSIERLLQNREQERLLPGVKVPDEVRLTANDDEAFDGATLVCNCIPTQYIRDVFVRLKPNIPADVPVMSCAKGIEIATHLRPTQIIGDVLGDDRELLVMSGPNIAGELARYLPGAAIVAGGTEHLRTRVQSAFGTEWLRLYTNPDLLGVELAGATKNVIALAAGIVDGLAAGNNAKAALVTRGLVEIERLGVAMGAAPETFAGLARVGDLIVTCISPEGRNRTVGERIGKGQTIKQILNDMESVAEGVPTTKAVHELSKKHGVEMPITHGIYAVLYEDRDVLEVLSGLMRRDPKAEFG
- a CDS encoding glycine zipper domain-containing protein yields the protein MDIKRLGMAGLLGVAALGVGCESYTARGAGIGAGFGAIGGAIIGNQSGDAGEGAALGALVGGLAGGAIGAYQDDRERQYREAEAYEYGYYEGSRQRGGNIHYQAPRRHHYSGGGYYYEQSYGYDPYCR